A genomic stretch from Ictalurus punctatus breed USDA103 chromosome 2, Coco_2.0, whole genome shotgun sequence includes:
- the LOC108257010 gene encoding glycoprotein integral membrane protein 1 has product MASYWGIFVFIICSLLVCASTETRQFGTENVINVTAVSENEELTYNVQISLNVTLADNKTTVNGVPLKPSEVMRMPCQGLLLDDSNVSLSDGAGTLNYTIREVWQPDVWEVKLLLNQTSEEVTQEQNIYPARSSKIVAMPRENDVIMTEEFIAKTVEDQVLHTTSHYPLRQAETTQEETAAPGKLPETPLRMEPSVLYEDAPEENVNPDDLLPDVPLRQSPSSYNVVCRWVEELRDRLKRFCSESLPLFFLIMWVVVVGVVGSAVIIKILDILFPTCEHKGFFHLNPETLMPEEEKSSPIPWPSKEKALKRIGTRFVRLSEVLAPYPASSKKYWRATRTALTVLAPYLSGTGKYWHPVQILPCKHHSHFLQEMYRSSYVLYCFDRM; this is encoded by the exons ATGGCGTCGTACTGGGGAATATTTGTATTCATTATCTGTTCACTTTTGGTCTGTGCTTCGACAGAGACGCGACAGTTTGGCACG GAAAACGTGATTAACGTGACCGCAGTTAGCGAAAATGAAGAGTTGACCTACAACGTGCAg ATCAGCTTGAATGTCACCCTGGCGGACAATAAAACTACCGTCAACGGGGTTCCGCTCAAGCCGTCAGAGGTGATGAGGATGCCATGCCAGGGTTTGCTGT TAGATGACAGTAACGTGAGTCTGAGTGACGGCGCCGGGACGTTGAActatactattagagaa GTTTGGCAGCCCGACGTGTGGGAAGTGAAATTGCTGCTGAACCAGACCTCTGAGGAGGTCACCCAGGAGCAAAACATCTACCCGGCGAGATCCAGCAAGATCGTCGCCATGCCACGAGAAAACGACGTCATCATGACTGAAGAGTTCATCGCTAAAACAG TCGAGGACCAGGTCCTACACACAACCAGTCACTACCCACTGAGGCAGGCTGAAACCACGCAGGAAGAGACGGCCGCTCCGGGAAAGCTTCCTGAGACGCCACTGCGCATGGAACCCAGTGTGCTGTACGAGGACGCTCCGGAGGAGAACGTCAATCCTGACGACCTGCTGCCGGACGTTCCTCTCCGACAGTCGCCCTCGTCTTATAAC GTGGTGTGTCGATGGGTGGAGGAGCTCAGGGACAGGCTGAAGCGCTTCTGCTCCGAGTCTCTGCCgctcttcttcctcatcatgtGGGTGGTGGTCGTCGGCGTCGTCGGCTCCGCGGTCATCATCAAGATCCTCGACATCTTGTTTCCCACGTGCGAACACAA GGGTTTCTTTCATCTGAACCCGGAGACCCTGATGCCGGAGGAGGAGAAGTCCAGTCCTATCCCTTGGCCCTCTaaagagaaagctctaaaacgtattggcacacgatttgttcggctctcagaagtattggcaccctatccggccagctctaaaaagtattggcgcgcTACGCGGAcagctctaacagtgctggcgccctatctgtccggcactggaaagtattggcaccctgtccagattTTGCCatgcaagcaccactcacattttcttcaggaaatgtaccggtccaGTTATGTATTATATTGCTTCGACAGAATGTAA